Within Streptomyces antibioticus, the genomic segment CGGCAAGGGCAGGCTCCCCGATGCCACCCGACGCCATGTCCGCGAGGTCGCCGACCGACTCGGCTACCGCCCCTCGGCGGCGGCCCGAACCCTCCGTACCGGCAAGTCAGGACTCATCGGCCTGACCGTGACGACGTACGGGGATGAACCTTTCACCTTCACCGAGTTCGCGTACTTCGCGGAGATGGCGCGCGCCGCGACCTCGGCCGCGCTCGCCCGCGGCTACGCGCTGGTGATCCTCCCCGCGACCTCGCGCCACGACGTGTGGTCGAACGTCGCCCTGGACGGCACGGTCGTCATCGACCCGTCCGACCAGGATCCGGTGGTCAGCGAGCTGGTGCGCCAGGGATTACCGGTCGTCTCCGACGGCCGCCCGGCCGGCCCGCTGCCGGTCACCGCCTGGGTCGACAACGACCACGAGGCCGCCGTCCTCGACATCCTCGACCATCTGGCCGACGCCGGCGCCCGCCGCATCGGCCTGCTGACCGGGACCACCACGGACACGTACACACATCTGTCGACCACGGCCTATCTGCGCTGGTGCGAGCGGGTCGGGCAGGACCCGGTGTACGAGGCGTACCCGGCGCACGACCCCTGCGCGGGCGCGGTCGCCGCGGACCGGCTGCTCGCCCGCCCGGACCGCCCCGACGCCGTCTACGGCCTCTTCGACCCCAACGGCACCGATCTGCTCGCCGCGGCCCGCCGCTACGGGCTGCGGGTGCCGGAGGACCTGCTGCTGGTGTGCTGCAGCGAGTCCACGGTGTACGCGAACACCGAGCCGCCCATCACCACGCTCTCCCTGAAGCCGCGGCGCATCGGCACGGCGGTGGTGCAGCTTCTGATCGACGCGATCGAGGGCGTGGAGTCGGACCGGCCCGTCGAACAGGTGATACCGACCGAACTGATCGTCCGTACCTCTTCTCAGCGACGCCCGCCCCGCACGACGGTCAGCCCTCCTCGGGCGCCGGAGGCGGGCTAGGGGGAAACCGGGGGTGCCCCCTAGGGCCGGGGGCCTGGAGCCCGGTGAGGTGAGCCGGGGCCCGGAGACAGGGTCCGAGGGGGGACCCGGGAGGGGGACCGGGGCGGCCGTCGGGGGGCGGTCGCCCTGGGACGGGTGGGGTGAGGCGGGGCGCGGGTCGGGGCGGCCTGGGCCGGGGGAGCTAGGGGCAGAGGGCCGGGAAGGCTGGGGTCGGGGGACGGCTCAGCGGGCAGGCGCCCCTGTGCTTCTCCGCGTCCGGGCGACCCCCGGCTTCTCCGGGTCTATCCGCGTCTCTCAGGGGCTCCCCCGAGGCGCCCGCACCCTCCCGGGCGCCCCCGGCGCACTCGACTCGCCCCGCCCGGGGACCTCTTGGGGAGCCCCGGGGTCGTACTCCGTCGTAGATCGACCGCTGACGAAGCCCGGCCCAATCGGGGCGAAAGCCGCGATGAACTGGGGCCTTGCTCCGATTCATGACCCCTGGGTCATCACACGGCACGATCCGCATTCCTATGATGGGCCCACGGCACCGCCGGCTGCTGCGACCAGGCGGCCCGAAGGTGCAGATGCGGCGCGATGGTGGAGGGGTCTGATGACTCAGGGGGCCGGTCAGGGACCCGAGGTGGAGCGGACGGCGACGTTGCGCGACTTCCGGGTGCCCGCGTATGTCCACGAGACCGGTCCGTACGCCCAGGGCACGCCCCCCGGCAACGCCGCGCCGCCCGTCCACGACCCGCTGGACCCGCCGGCCGGCTACACCCCGACGCAGCGCGATCTGCCCGTCATCAACCGGGGTGACACGCTCCAGGTGACCGTCGACCCCGCGACCGCCCCGGCCCCGGCGCCCGTGCCCTCGACAGGACCGGGCCCGCTGTTCGTCGTCGGCGACGTGCACGGCTACCTCGAAGAGCTGATCGCCGCGCTCCGCGAGAAGGGCCTCATCGACGCCGCCGGACACTGGTGCGCCGGCACCGCCAGGCTCTGGTTCCTCGGCGACTTCACCGACCGCGGTCCGGACGGCATCGGCGTCATCGACCTCGTGATGCGCCTGTCCGCCGAGGCCGCCGCGTCCGGCGGCTACTGCAAGGCGCTCATGGGCAACCACGAACTGCTCCTGCTCGGCGCCAAGCGCTTCGGCGACACCCCCGTCAACTCCGGGGCCGGCACCGCCACCTTCCAGGCGGCCTGGCTGCTCAACGGCGGCCAGAAGTACGACATGGACCGCCTCCAGGACCACCACCTGCAGTGGATGGCCCGCCTCGACGCCGTCGAGGAGGTCGACGGACATCTCCTCGTGCACTCCGACACGACCGCCTACCTCGACTACGGCGACTCGATCGAGGCGGTCAACGACACCGTGCGCGAGACGATCACGCGCAACGACGCGGACGAGGTGTGGGACCTGTTCCGCAAGTTCACCAAGCGGTTCTCCTTCCGCGACGAGGGGGGTGCAAACGCCGTCCGTTCCCTGCTCGATACGTACGGCGGCACCCGCATCGTTCACGGCCACAGCCCGATTCCCTACCTGCTGGGCGAAGTCGGCTCCGAGGACGGCGAGGAACACCGCGACCCGGTGGTCGAAGGACCGCACGTCTACGCCGACGGCCTGGCCATCGCCATGGACGGCGGCGTCACGATGGCCGGGAAACTGCTGGTCCAGCAACTGCCCCTGGAAAGCTGAGCGTTCCGGCGGCATATCCCGACGTCGCCGGGGCCTCGCCCGCCCCGGCGCCGCACTGGTCGAGGACGACTCCGGGCCGGTGCCGACCGGCACGGGCCGACGGCCAATTTCGGCAAACCCCCTGTCACCCCGGGCCGTCGCCGCTCTACCATCGGACTATCCGTAGCAGGCTCCCCTCCGTTTCTGCCCGACGGCTCGTTGGCATGCGAGCCCCAAGCCCTACGGAGCATCGGGGGATGCACATGAACAGCGTTCCGCAGCACCTGCTCAGCGAGGACCGCCAGGAGTACGAGCGGATCCTCGACGAGGCGCTGCGCTCCGCCCCACACCACCCGGAACTGGCCGCTGTGGGACAGCGGCTCAACACCGAACAGCTACGCACCATGGCACTCAACGCCTCCGCGCTCATCACGGCGGCCGCGGCGACCGAGTACCAGCACTACGTCAAGGTCCGCGAGGAACTGCGCCATCCGGCACCGCCCGCGTCGTCCTCGCACGAGTCCAGCTCCCCGGAACCGGCCACGGGCGCGATGGGCCTCGCCACCACCATGGGGGACGCCGCCCAGGCCGCCGAGGCCGCCGGCGCGGGGGCCGTCGCGATCGCCGCCGTCCTCACACCCGTCCTCGCCGGAACCGCCGCGGTGATCTTCCTGCTCGTCGGATACCTCCTCAAGGTGATCGCCCCCGAGCAGACGGTCGCCCAGGCCATGCTCAACGTCGGCTGGGCGTTCGGGGCGGTGGCCGCGGCAGCGATCCTCGTCGCCACCGTCGGACTGCTGCTCACCGCCCTGCGCAACCAGCCCTCCCTCACGGCGGGACCGTACGGGGAGCTGAGCGAGGAGGTCGCCCGGGCCAAGGACGCCTGGCGAGAAGCCGTCCTGGAACGCGGCATCGTCCCGTTCCTCCGCGAGGCCCTCGCCAACCCCGGTACGACGGCCCTCCTCCACCCCGACCCGGCCCCACCGGCCCCGACCGGCCGCCTGCCGAAGATCGGCTACGACCGGCCGGGGTTCAGCAGCCCCGACGACGGCCGGGCGGCGGGACCGCGCCCGAGCTTCAGCAGCCCGGACTACACCAGCCCGGACTTCGGCGGCCCGGAACACCAGCCGGAATAGGCACCCGGCTTGCGCCCCCCCGGGAACCCCCGGACGCGGGGCGCGCAAGCCGAGTGCGTGGGGCTTCAGGGCTCAGGTGGGGGGATCAAAGGATCAGAGGATTCCCGCCCGGCCGGCGGCGGTGATCCAGGACGGGAACTCGGACAGCAGCCGGTCGTACAACTCCTGGTCCGGTACGGTCCTGATGTCGTCGACCGCGAAGAAGCCCACGTTGTCGACGCGACGGCCGGGCAGCCGGTCGAAGCGTTCCAGGACGCCGTAGTTGGAGCGGCCGAGGCCCACGAACTGCCAGAAAATCGGCTCCTCGACCGCCTCTCGCAGCTCCCGCTCGATCGCCGCGTCGCGGTAGACCCCGCCGTCGGAGAAGAACAGCACCAGGGTCGGTACCGGCGCGGGCGTCTCCCGCACATACGCCCTGACCTCGGCGATCGCCTTCTGCTCCTCGTTCTGGATACCGACCGCGCGCATGTCGACCTGCCCGGGTTCCAGCCCCTTCCGCGGCTTCTTGCTCCGCCGGAACAGGCTGATCTCGCCCACGCGCACATGCAGACGCAGCCACTCGGGCAGCTCGCCCAGCCGCAGGTCCGGGAGACGGGCGGCATTGCTGGCGAACGTCCACGCCTGCATCTCCCCGTCGTCATCGAGCTGCGCCGCCACGGCCGCCATGCGCTCCACGACGTCCGCGACCACGCCGCCCGAGTACAGGAACGACATCGAGCCGGACGCGTCCAGCACGAGGATGACCCGCGCGGTCACCCCCGCCGCGCCTCGCTTGCTGAGACTTACGGCGACCTGCTCCTTGCGCAACGACAGCCGCTTGCGCATGTCGACGGGGAGCTGTTCCTCGCCCTTGGTGAGACGGGGGCGGGGCCCGGAGGGCGACGGCGCTGGAGGGACGGGTGGAGTGTTCGGGACGGTTGGAGTGTTCGGCACGGGCGGAGTCTGGGGGACGGGAGGCGCATAGGTGGCCGTGACTGATGGCGTGGCAGCCGCGGCGGACGGCTCCTCGTCCACGCTGATCCCGAAGTCCGTGGCCAGCCCGGCGAGTCCGGACGCGTACCCCTGGCCGACCGCGCGGAACTTCCAGCGCCCCTGCCGCAGATACAGCTCGCCGCCGATGAACGCCGTCTCCGAGTCCGCCTGCATCTCGAAGCGGGCCAACTCGCCCTGACCGCCCGCGTCGAGAAGCCGAAGCGTCAGCCCGTCCACCTGCCCGAAGGTGCCACCGTCGGCCGAAGCTCCCAGCACCACCCGCGCGATACCGCTCTCCAGCGCTCCCAGGTCCACCTGGACGGTGTCGGTCATGACCCCGCCGACGTCCTGTTTGCCGAGATGGGTCACGGCCCCGGAGGTGTGCCGCGGCTGGTTGTAGAAGACGAAGTCCCCGTCGTCACGCACGCGCCCGGCCTCGGTGAGCAGCAGCGCGGACGCGTCGACGTCCGGCCCACCCCCCTTCACGGCCCAACTGAGTTCCGCCCGCACCACAGCCGCGTCGACCGGCAGATTGGCACCCTTGCTCATGGCTCCCGCTGTCATACCCCCAGTCTGCCGACCCGACAGCCCCGGGCAACCACCTCACACAAGCCGCTTCCGTCCCAGCACTGCGCTGCTCTCGGGAGGTGTCGCTCCACCTCCCGAGAGCAGGCAGCGAACCGACGACCGTCAGTCCGCCAACGGGAGGTAGACCCGGTTGCCCGCCGCGGCGAACTCCGCGGACTTCTGGGCCATCCCCTCCTCGACCTCCGCACGGGTGCCGCCGTGTTCACGGCGGATGTCCTGGGAGATCTTCATCGAGCAGAACTTCGGGCCGCACATCGAGCAGAAGTGGGCCGTCTTGGCCGGTTCCGCCGGGAGGGTCTCGTCATGGAACTCACGGGCCGTGTCCGGGTCCAGGGCGAGGTTGAACTGGTCCTCCCACCGAAACTCGAAGCGGGCGTCGGACAGGGCGTCGTCCCACTCCTGCGCACCGGGGTGGCCCTTGGCGAGGTCGGCCGCGTGGGCGGCGATCTTGTAGGTGATGACGCCGGTCTTGACGTCATCCCGGTTGGGCAGGCCCAGGTGTTCCTTGGGCGTGACGTAGCAGAGCATCGCCGTGCCCCACCAGGCGATCATCGCGGCGCCGATACCGGAGGTGATGTGGTCGTAGGCCGGGGCGACGTCCGTCGTCAGCGGGCCGAGCGTATAGAACGGAGCTTCATCGCAGATCTCCTGCTGAAGGTCGATGTTCTCCTTGATCTTGTGCATCGGGACATGTCCCGGGCCCTCGATCATGGTCTGTACGTTGAAACGCTTGGCGATCGTGTTGAGTTCCCCGAGGGTGCGCAACTCCGCGAACTGGGCCTCGTCGTTGGCGTCCGCGATCGAGCCCGGCCGCAGACCGTCGCCCAACGAGTAGGTGACGTCGTAGGCGGCGAGGATCTCGCAGAGTTCCTCGAAGTGCTCGTACAGGAACGACTCCTTGTGGTGTGCGAGGCACCAGGCCGCCATGATCGAACCGCCGCGCGAGACGATGCCGGTCTTGCGGTTCGCGGTGAGCGGCACATACGCGAGACGGACGCCCGCGTGGACGGTCATGTAGTCCACGCCCTGCTCGGCCTGCTCGACGACCGTGTCCTTGTAGATCTCCCAGGTCAGTTCCTCGGCCCTGCCGTCGACCTTCTCCAGCGCCTGGTACAGCGGCACCGTGCCGATCGGGACGGGGGAGTTGCGCAGCACCCACTCCCGCGTGGTGTGGATGTTGCGGCCGGTGGACAGGTCCATGACCGTGTCGGCGCCCCAGCGCGTCGCCCAGGTCATCTTCTCGACCTCCTCCTCGATGGAGGACGTCACGGCCGAGTTGCCGATGTTGGCGTTGACCTTCACCAGGAACCGCTTGCCGATGATCATCGGCTCGATCTCCGGGTGGTTGACGTTGGCCGGCAGCACCGCACGGCCCGCCGCGATCTCCTCGCGCACGACCTCGGGAGAAACGTTCTCCCGGATGGCCACGTACTCCATCTCGGGCGTGATCTCCCCACGACGGGCATACGCGAGCTGGGTCACCGCGTTGCCGTCCAGGCCGCGACGCGGCAGCCGCGGGCGCCCCGGGAACACCGCGTCCAGGTTGCGCAGTCCACCGCGCGGAGAGGTGTGCTTGATGCCGTCGTCCTCGGGACGGACGGGGCGGCCCGCGTACTCCTCGGTGTCACCGCGAGCGATGATCCAGTTCTCACGCAGCGGCGCCAGGCCCCTGCGGACGTCCGTGTCGACGAGCGGATCGGTGTACGGGCCGGAGGTGTCGTACAGCGTGACCGACTGCCCGTTCGTGAGATGCACCTGACGGACCGGCACACGCAGATCAGGGCGAGTGCCCTCGACGTATCCCTTGTGCCAGCCGATGGACTTCCCGGCCTCTTCGCCGCTCACATCGGCCGCGTCTCCGCCGGCCGCGTTCTGCGTCAAGGCAGGCGTGCGTACGTCCTTGTTGGTCATGAGACCTACTCCCTACGCCGGCATTACCCGGTAACAGGTTCGGCGGTCGACGCAGCGGCTACCGTTCACCGATGTTTCATGTGAAACATCACTCAGCGAAGTGACGTTCCACGTGAAACATCGCGAAGACGGAGGTCAGCGCCCTCTCAGCCCGGTGCTCCGAGCTCCCGCGTGTGCAAAGGTGGCTCCACGCTAGCGTCAATTCGGGCGCGGTGAACAGAGGGCCCCTTTCGTTCTTGCGATGATCGGTCGGTGACCTCGACACCCCAGCCCCCGTACTCACCCGAGCCACCGCGCAGGCCCGGCACCGGCGGCGGCCCCGGCAACGGCCCGGGCCGTGCCGCTGGAGACGACCGCGATTTCAGCCACGGGGGCGAGCCCGGTGGTGGGTTCGACCGTGGCGGGCTGGGGCCGAGGCCCGGGCCGGGGTACGGCGGCGGCGCACCGGCGGGGCAGGGGCGCGGGCCTGGTTCTGGTGGACCGGGACCGAGCACTGGCGCCCAACGACCCGTGCCTGCGCACCAGCGGCCGGATCTCGGAGGTCCTCGGCGCAATCCTGAAGGGCAGGGGCCTGCGCAGGGGCCCGGTCAAAGGCGGGGACAAGGGCCGGGCCAGGGGCAAGGACAGGGCCAAGGGCACGGGCAGCGGCCCGGTGGGCCGCCATCCGGGCAGGGGCAGCCCCAGGGTCCCGCTCCCGGCCCAGGGAGCGGCTACGGCTACGACCGCCCCGGCCCGAGGTCTGGCCCCGCCCCCGGCGCCCCCTACGGACAACGGGGCTTCGACCACCGGCAGGGCCACGGCCCCGAACCCGACCAGGGGCACGGGCACGAGCACGAGCACGAGCACGGACACGGCTACGACCACAGCCACGACCCCGACGACGGCCCCACCGACGAATCCGACAGCGGACACGGCCACGACAGCGGTCATGACGGCCACGGAGGCGGTCACGGTGGCGGACATGGCCCCGGCAACGGCCACGGTTCCGGCGGCGGCCACGGCCACTCGCACAGCCACAGCCACGGCCCCGCCGCCCCCGTCTCCAAGCACCTGCGCAAGGTCATCGGGGCGATCCTGATCCCCTTCGCCGGGGCGGTGCTCGTCGGTCTCGCACTGCTGTGGCCGGGCGGCGCCCCGGCGCACGAGCGCACCGGTGTCGGCTTCGACCGGCAGACCCAGCACGCCACGGTCACCCAGGTCGTGAGCGTGAGCTGCTCGTCGGTGAACGCCTCGGGCGGTACACCGACCGGTGACACCTCCACCGCCGAGGGCTCCTCGGCCGTGCAGCAGGCGAACGGGACGTGCAAGAAGGCCACGATCCGTGTGGACACCGGCAAGGACAAGGGCCGTACGTTCACCGAGATCGTCCAGCCGGACCAGTCACGGCAGTTGCACGAGGGCGAGCAGGTCATCGTCGCCTACGAGCCCTCGGCGCCGCGGGACCTCCAGTACTCGGTGACCGATGTGAACCGCCGGGTGCCGCTGGCGGTGCTCGCGCTGATCTTCGCGGTCGCCGTCGTACTCGTGGGCCGACTGCGAGGCGTCATGGCCCTGGTGGCGCTCGCGATCAGCTTCCTCATCCTGAACTTCTTCATCCTGCCGGCGATCCTGGAGGGGTCGAACCCGCTGGTCGTGGCGGTGGTGGGATCCAGCGCGATCATGCTGATCGCCCTGTATCTGTGTCACGGGCTATCGGCACGCACGTCTGTCGCCGTGCTCGGCACGCTGATCTCGCTGCTGCTGATCGGTGTTCTGGGCTCGGTCTTCATCGACTGGGCGGGGCTCACCGGCAACACGGACGACAACACCGGGCTGATCCACGGCCTGTACCCGTCGATCGACATGAGCGGTCTGCTGCTCGCGGGCATCATCATCGGCTCGCTCGGTGTGCTCGACGACGTCACGGTCACCCAGACCTCGGCGGTCTGGGAGCTGCACGAGGCCAACCCCGCGATGGGCTGGCGCGGACTGTACCGGGCCGGCATCCGCATCGGCCGCGACCACATCGCGTCCGTGGTCAACACCCTCGTCCTCGCCTACGCCGGCGCCGCGCTGCCGCTCCTGCTGCTGTTCTCGATCGCGCAGAGCAGCGTCGGCACGGTCGCCAACAGCGAGTTGGTGGCGGAGGAGATCGTGCGCACGCTGGTGGGCTCGATCGGCCTGGTCGCGTCCGTGCCGGTCACCACGGCCCTCGCCGCGCTCGTGGTGGCGGCCGATCGCCCGGACCCCGGAACGGCCGGCGCGGCCCAGGCCAAGCAGTCCCAGACCCCGACACAGCCCCAGACTCCGCCCCGCAGCACCGGCAGCGGAAGAGGCAGGCGCCGCAAGCGCTGAAACGCCGGGCGCACGAGCACCGGAAACCCCGGCCCCCTCGTGCGCCTCGCGCTTCAGTCTGACGCCCCCCACCCCTGACTCAAGCTCAAAGTCCTGCTCCCCACCAAGCCCACCCCACCCACTCCGCCCCCACCCATCGCCCCACCCCGCAGAAGCGTTCCTTCTCAACCCCACCCCATGGCGAAGCGTTCCGCCTCCCCTCGGCGCCCGCGTCTCAGCCCGCGCTCTGCTCCTCCGCCAGGATCCGGTCCAGCGCCTCGTCCAGATGCGCGTCGAAGTCGGCGAGCGCACCCTCCTGGCCCAGCGGGACCAGCTTGTCCGTGCGGTCGAGGAACGCCACCAGCGGTGCCGCCGAGGAACGGAACAGCGCCTGGTCGCCGCCGACCTGAAGCCGGATCAGCACCTCGCCCAGCACATCGGGATCGACCGGCGAGACCCGCACATCCCCCTCGCCGCACGCCCTGCCCACCCCGTCGATGAGCAGCTCACGGCCGAACGCCCAGGTCACCGGGGCATCACCGGGAAGGTGGAAGGTGAGCCGTACGGCATAGGGATCGTGGGCCTTGTAGCTCAGCTCCACCGGGATGCGGAACGAGAGTTCCTCGGACACGAGGAAGCTCATCATGACCTCTGCCTGTACCGCCTGTACGGACTCGCGCATCGCCCTACCCCGTCATCTGCCGTCATCTGCCATCGACTGGCCGGGAATCAACCCCTGACACTGCGGGTATCTTGCTGAACGTACACGACAGATCACAAGGAGTGAGTTTTCAGATACTGATAGAGATCGCGATTGACCCCAACTTGCGCGCGATCTCGCTCTGAAGCTGTCGGGCCGCCGGAAGCAAACGGTCGGCATGGCGGGCGGGCAGGGAAATGGCCAGTGTCGCCGCCGTGGTGCCCACCGTGATCGGGATCGCGGCGCACACCGTCCCCAGTGCGTACTCCTGTCGTTCGACGACCGGTTCCATCCGTCGCGTCCTTTCCAGCCGTCGCAGAAGGCTGGTGTCGTCACGCACCGTGTACGGCGTGATCGACTGAACCGGGTAGCGGGCCAGGTGTTCGCGGCGGGCCGGTTCGTCCACCTGGGAGAGCAGGCACTGGCCGATGGCGTGGGCGTGGCCGGTCTCGCGGAAGTCCGCCCATTCCTCGACCGCCGGATTGCTGGGGGTGTCGGCGACGTACATGACCTCGACCTCGCCCTCCCGGTAGCGGGCGTAGTACACGGGGGCACCGATCGAATCGCGCCACTGGGCAAGGGTGTCGGCGACCGTGCTGCGACGTTTCTGCGCCGCTCCGCTGCCGGCCAGCCGCTCGGCCGCCTCGCCGAGGAAGAAGAGTCCCCTGTCGCGGCGCAGATATCCCTCGTGCACCAGGGTGCGCAGCAGGTGGTAGGCGGTGGGCAGGGCGAGCCCCGTCTCCCGGGCCAGTTGTTTGGCCGGGGCGCCGCCGTGATGTTCGGCGACGGACTCCAGCAGCCGCATGGCGCGCTGCACGGAGCCGATCAGGGTGACCGTCGGGTGCGGTTGCTCGGGGACCGTGGCCCGGGGTGCCGTGGTGCGGGGTGGGCGCTGGAGCGGGGGTGTGGTGGAGCGAGGGCGGGTGGGGGGTGCCTGCGGTGCCACTGATGCGGTGTCAACCATGGCCAAGGGTCACTTCCGAAGGCGCGAGGGGGGCGGCCCGTGCGGGGAACACGGGAGGGGAGGTACGCCGCTCGCGGGGGTCGTGGCCCCCGCGTCGAACTCCGGACTTTAACCGCCTGCCACCGCTCGCAGCCGGGCTGCGAGGGAAACTTCCCCCGGCCGAGGGAACCGGTGATTCCCGTTACCGATCACCGGTCTCGGCCACCGCTCACCAGTCCCCGCGCGAGGAGGAACTCGACATGAACTTCCGTACGACGTAGATCAGGCCGCCGACCAGGGCGACGAAGATCAGCAGCTTGAAGAGCAGGGCGATCACGAAGCCGACGATGCTGGCTATCAGACCGCCGAACACGACGAGGGCGATGACCGGCACCGCCACCCACTTCACCCACCACGGCAGTCCCGCGAAGATCTCACGCATCGCCCTTGTCCTCCTCCTTCGGTGGTCCGGCGCCGATGACGGCCCGGATCCGCATTTTCATGTCCTGCGGTCGATGCTAGATCCGCGAGGGGCCCCGGCGGACGCCTCGCGCCCCTTGTCCTCCCCTGAACGATCCCCTAGGGAACCCCGAGACCCGGCGTCACGCCTCGGGCGGAGAGAACACCACCATGACCCTCAGATCCTCACTGATGTGGTGGAACTTGTGGGCGACTCCGGCCGGGACATAGACCACACTCCCGCGTGCCACCTCGGTCGTCTCCATGCCCACGGTGAGGGAGGCCCGCCCGCTCACCACGAAGTACACCTCGTCCTGGCTGTGCGGTTTCTGTGGATCGGCGGCGCCGGCGTCGAGCGCGTACAGCCCGACCGACATGTTCCGCTCCCGCAGGAACTGGAGGTAGGCGCCGTCGTTGGCGGCCCGCTCCGCCTCCAGTTCATCCAACCGGAATGCCTTCATCGAGTTTGTCCGCCCTCGCCCGGTGCTCGTTGCCGATCTCTCTGCCACGATCAGACACATGAAGAATTTCGTAGTCAAGACGATCGCCAACGCGGGCGCTCTGGCGGTCGCCGTCTGGGTGGTCTCCGGCATCACCCTGTCCGGTGACAGCACGGCCAAGAAGGCCGGCACCCTCATAGTCGTGGCCCTGCTCTTCGGCCTGGTGAACTTCCTGGTCAAGCCGATCGTGAAGGTGCTGACCTTCCCGCTGTTCATCCTCACGCTCGGCCTGATCACCCTGGTGGTCAACGCGTTGATGCTGCTGTTGACGTCGTGGCTGGCCGATGTGTTCGACGTGGCCTTCCATGTCGACGGGTTCTGGACCGCGGTCGTCGGCGGCCTGATCATCTCCGTCGTCTCCTGGGCCCTCAACGTCGTGCTGCCGGACGAGGACTGAATCCCACGATGACCTACCGCGTCTGCTTCGTCTGCACCGGCAACATCTGCCGCTCGCCGATGGCCGAGTCGGTCTTCCGCGCGCGGGTGGCGGACGCCGGGCTGGAGTCGGTGGTCGAGGTCGACAGCGCGGGCACGGGCGGCTGGCACGAGGGCGAGGACGCCGACCCCCGCACGCTCTCCGTCCTCGGGG encodes:
- a CDS encoding DUF5326 family protein — protein: MREIFAGLPWWVKWVAVPVIALVVFGGLIASIVGFVIALLFKLLIFVALVGGLIYVVRKFMSSSSSRGDW
- a CDS encoding cupin domain-containing protein, which encodes MKAFRLDELEAERAANDGAYLQFLRERNMSVGLYALDAGAADPQKPHSQDEVYFVVSGRASLTVGMETTEVARGSVVYVPAGVAHKFHHISEDLRVMVVFSPPEA
- a CDS encoding phage holin family protein codes for the protein MKNFVVKTIANAGALAVAVWVVSGITLSGDSTAKKAGTLIVVALLFGLVNFLVKPIVKVLTFPLFILTLGLITLVVNALMLLLTSWLADVFDVAFHVDGFWTAVVGGLIISVVSWALNVVLPDED